In Torulaspora delbrueckii CBS 1146 chromosome 1, complete genome, one genomic interval encodes:
- the TDEL0A02200 gene encoding uncharacterized protein, with the protein MQFHPIWTFISLTFSVAAAVRFDLTNVTCTDLHGVHCGTYALKVADVDGAFLGQKTFVGADVLATGAEDAWGRFLSQETRFLPRLTTVGTNETKNFSPFYFTTNHETCNPQSIEDSMIPFVNTITNEIQFDAWAYTAMNVSVPTGLANQLFNATDYGVQVAQCYNGIASELLDAPTVNIFDKDEVLPSYCSPIKLEAVCPIYVTPLFE; encoded by the coding sequence atgcAATTCCACCCTATTTGGACTTTTATCAGCTTGACCTTTTCAGTTGCTGCAGCTGTCAGATTTGATTTGACTAATGTAACTTGTACCGATTTGCACGGTGTCCACTGTGGTACTTATGCCCTGAAAGTTGCCGATGTTGATGGCGCCTTCTTGGGTCAAAAGACCTTTGTTGGAGCCGATGTTTTGGCAACAGGGGCCGAAGATGCCTGGGGAAGATTTTTAAGTCAAGAAACTAGATTCCTACCACGTTTGACCACTGTTGGAACTAATGAGACCAAGAACTTCTCTCCATTTTACTTCACGACCAATCATGAAACATGCAATCCTCAGTCAATTGAGGACTCTATGATTCCATTTGTCAACACTATTACCAATGAAATTCAGTTCGATGCGTGGGCATATACTGCTATGAACGTTTCTGTTCCTACTGGTTTGGCAAaccaattgttcaatgcTACCGACTATGGTGTTCAGGTCGCTCAATGCTATAATGGTATTGCATCGGAATTATTGGATGCCCCAACTGTGAACATTTTTGACAAGGATGAAGTCTTACCAAGCTATTGCTCCCCAATTAAGTTAGAAGCGGTCTGTCCAATTTATGTTACTCCTTTGTTTGAATGA
- the TDEL0A02210 gene encoding uncharacterized protein (similar to Saccharomyces cerevisiae PGM1 (YKL127W) and PGM2 (YMR105C); ancestral locus Anc_2.445) — MSLSVETVATKPYGDQKPGTSGLRKKTKVFMEKPHYTENFIQSILDAIPEGSKDATLVVGGDGRYYNDKILQIIASISAANGVGKLVIGQHGLLSTPAASHIIRTYQDKSGKKVTGGIILTASHNPGGPDNDIGIKYNLSNGGPAPESVTNAIWEISKKLTSYKIIKNLPQLDLSTKGEKKLGNLEIDVVDVTQAYVEFLKEIFDFDLIKKFVDTQRSTKHWKLLFDGLNGVTGPYGKAIFVDELGLPENEVLQNCHPKPDFGGIHPDPNLTYARTLVERVDKEKIEFGAASDGDGDRNMIYGYGPAFVSPGDSVAIIAEYAKEIPYFAKQGIYGLARSFPTSSAIDRVAAEQGLNCYEVPTGWKFFCALFDAKKLSICGEESFGTGSNHVREKDGVWAIIAWLNILAIYNKHHPQKEASIKTIQDEFWLKYGRTFFTRYDFEHVTTEKANEIVKHLDSFVNSPNVVGSKFPSDNSVTVAEAGDFQYTDLDGSVSSNQGLYVKLSSGARFVLRLSGTGSSGATIRLYIEKYSDDKTKYGLTAEEYLRPIIDSVIDFLKFKEVLGTTEPTVKT, encoded by the coding sequence ATGTCATTATCAGTGGAAACAGTTGCAACTAAGCCTTACGGTGATCAGAAACCGGGCACTTCAGGTCTCCGTAAGAAGACTAAAGTATTTATGGAAAAACCACATTATACCGAGAATTTTATTCAATCTATTTTGGATGCCATTCCAGAGGGTTCTAAGGATGCCACTCTAGTGGTTGGTGGTGATGGTCGTTACTATAATGATAAAATCTTGCAGATCATTGCTTCTATCTCTGCTGCCAATGGTGTGGGTAAACTGGTTATTGGTCAGCATGGTCTATTATCCACCCCAGCTGCATCTCATATCATTAGAACCTATCAGGATAAGAGCGGTAAGAAAGTTACCGGTGGTATTATCTTGACCGCTTCTCACAACCCTGGTGGACCAGATAATGATATCGGTATCAAATACAACTTGTCTAATGGTGGTCCGGCTCCAGAAAGCGTCACTAACGCCATTTGGGAGATTTCCAAAAAGTTGACCTCTTATAAgattatcaagaatttaCCACAACTTGACTTGTCAACGAAGGGTGAGAAAAAACTTGGAAATTTGGAAATCGACGTTGTGGATGTCACGCAAGCATACGTGgagttcttgaaagaaatttttgattttgacttgatcaagaaatttgttGATACTCAAAGAAGCACAAAGCACTGGAAGCTGTTATTTGACGGTCTAAATGGTGTGACTGGTCCATATGGTAAAGCTatttttgttgatgaactgGGCTTGCCTGAGAAcgaagttcttcaaaactgTCATCCAAAGCCAGATTTTGGCGGTATTCATCCTGATCCAAACTTGACATATGCTCGTACTTTAGTGGAGAGAGTCgacaaagaaaaaattgagTTTGGAGCAGCTTCGGATGGTGATGGTGATAGAAATATGATTTACGGTTATGGTCCAGCATTCGTGTCGCCAGGTGACTCTGTCGCCATTATCGCAGAATATGCTAAAGAGATCCCATATTTTGCTAAGCAAGGTATTTACGGTCTAGCGCGTTCCTTCCCAACTTCTAGTGCAATTGACCGTGTTGCCGCTGAGCAAGGTCTAAACTGTTATGAAGTTCCTACCGGCTGGAAATTTTTCTGTGCTCTATTCGATGCCAAGAAACTATCGATTTGCGGTGAAGAATCCTTCGGTACAGGTTCCAATCATGTTAGAGAAAAGGATGGTGTTTGGGCCATTATCGCTTGGTTGAATATCCTGGCCATTTACAACAaacatcatcctcaaaAGGAAGCTTCTATCAAGACAATTCAAGATGAATTCTGGCTAAAATACGGCCGTACTTTCTTTACACGTTATGATTTCGAGCACGTAACTACTGAAAAGGCTAACGAGATTGTCAAGCATCTTGACTCTTTTGTCAACTCTCCTAACGTTGTCGGCTCAAAATTCCCATCTGACAACTCAGTTACCGTGGCCGAAGCTGGTGACTTCCAGTACACCGATCTGGATGGTTctgtctcttcaaatcaagGGTTGTACGTTAAGCTTTCGAGTGGTGCAAGATTTGTTTTGAGACTATCTGGTACCGGTTCTTCGGGTGCCACCATTAGACTGTACATCGAAAAATACTCTGATGATAAGACGAAATACGGTCTAACTGCCGAAGAGTACCTAAGACCCATTATTGATTCAGTTATCGATTTCCTAAAGTTCAAGGAGGTTCTAGGAACCACTGAACCAACTGTCAAGACTTAA